The DNA window CCTCCCGGGACGACACGTCCGACGACGCGTCGGGCTGCCCGTTGTTTGGCGCTGCCTCTTCTTCCTCGTCCACTCCTCGGTGGCGAATGTCGCGCCCCTCGATCATGAAGACGATGCCCTGAGCCACGTTCTTCGCGTGGTCGGAGATGCGCTCCAGGGCCTTACTCACCGTCAGGAGATGCGAGAGGGCCTCTGCCTGCTCGTGCCCCTCTTCCATCATCTTTACGAGCATAGAGAAAGTCTCGTCGTGGAGACGGTTCACCTGAAGATCGCGGGCAATGACCTTGCGCGCCTTCAGACGATCGTTTTCCAGAAACGCATCTTCTGCCTCCCGGAGCATCGTGCGGGCCATGTCGGCCATCTTGGGCAGCCGTGTTTGGGCCAGCAGGCCAGGCGCATCGGCCAGGTGCCGCGCGTTGCGGGAAAGGTTACTACAATGGTCCCCAATGCGCTCCAGATCCGTATCGATCTTCACGGCCATGATGAGCATGCGCAGATCCACGGCCACAGGCGAATGCAGAGCCAGGATGTGCTCACACTGCTCGTCGATACGCAATTCGAGGGCGTCGATGGCGTCGTCGCCTTCCACCACCTGCTCAGCAAGCTCCGTATCGCCCTGCAGGAGGGCATTCATGGCGTCGGCAAATTGGGAGTCGACGTGATTCGCCATTTCGGCGATCAGGCCGCGAAGCAGTGCGAGCTCCTGGTCGAGAGAAGAACGATTCGACATGGCCGGGAGGGGGATGAGAAGGGCGACGTGAGCGAGCAGGACAGACCGTTACTGCTGTACTGTGCAGTTTCGAGGTCGTGGATGTCGTATTACGTATTGCGTAGATGCCCGGTCCAGGCCCAAAATACCCAATACGGAAAGCGAGATCTCTGTTCGGGCCCGCCCTCTCGGCATTGAAAACAACTGTTGGAGACCCCCTACCCAAACCGTCCCGTCACGTACGCTTCGGTCCGATCCTTCTCGGGACGGGTAAAGAGCTGATCGGTCGGATTCATTTCGATGAGGCGCCCCATGTAAAGAAACGCCGTCTCGTCACTGATGCGAGAGGCCTGCTGCATGTTGTGGGTGACGATCACGATCGTGTACTCTTCTTTTAGCTCCGTGATCGTTTCCTCCACCTTCGAGGTGGCAATGGGGTCGAGCGCACTGGCCGGTTCGTCCATGAGGAGTACGTCCGGCTCCACCGCAAGGGTGCGGGCAATGCAAAGGCGCTGCTGCTGGCCGCCGCTCAGATCGTACGCGCTGGTGTGAAGGCGGTCTTTCACCTCGTCCCAGAGGGCCGCCTGGCGCAGGGAGCGTTCCACGAGGGCGTCGATGTCGCCGGTGTAGCCGTTGATCTCGGCCCCCCAGGCCACATTCTTGTAGATGGTCTTGGGGAAGGGGTTGGGCTTTTGAAACACCATGCCCACCCGGCGGCGCACCATCACCGGATCGGTGTCCTTTGCGTAAATGTCTTGCCCGTCCACGTGAACATTGCCCTCCAGGGTGGTGCCCTGGATAAGCTCATTCATGCGGTTGAGGCACCGAAGCAGGGTCGACTTGCCACACCCCGACGGGCCGATGAGGGCCGTCACCTGCTCGGGCTGAATTTCCATCGAGATGCCCTGTAGGGCGTGCGTGTCCTCGTACCAGAAGTGGAGATCGTCAATATTGATCTTAGGCTGCACGGCAGACGTTGAGGGATTAGAAGCGGCCGTCTGCGCCTCCTTGTCCGCGGCCTGCCCGTTGTTGGACGCCGGGGACTCGTCGGTGGACGGATCATCCACAGGAGTCGTCGAGGCAGAAGCTTGGTCGGCGGGCTCGTCGGTCGGCATGGCAGGCAGAATCGGTCGTGCGAAAGCAGTGGGCAGCCGTTGGTTTAGGCACCGGCGCGGCGCTCTTCGAAGTAGTTGCGCAGCAGGATGGCCGTGAGATTCATAGTAAACAGCAGAATCATGAGAACGACGATCGCAGCAGCCGCAAGTCCCCGGAATTCATCTTGCGGCCGGGCCGTCCAGTTAAAGATCTGAATCGGCAAGGC is part of the Salinibacter sp. 10B genome and encodes:
- the phoU gene encoding phosphate signaling complex protein PhoU, whose amino-acid sequence is MSNRSSLDQELALLRGLIAEMANHVDSQFADAMNALLQGDTELAEQVVEGDDAIDALELRIDEQCEHILALHSPVAVDLRMLIMAVKIDTDLERIGDHCSNLSRNARHLADAPGLLAQTRLPKMADMARTMLREAEDAFLENDRLKARKVIARDLQVNRLHDETFSMLVKMMEEGHEQAEALSHLLTVSKALERISDHAKNVAQGIVFMIEGRDIRHRGVDEEEEAAPNNGQPDASSDVSSREA
- the pstB gene encoding phosphate ABC transporter ATP-binding protein PstB, with translation MPTDEPADQASASTTPVDDPSTDESPASNNGQAADKEAQTAASNPSTSAVQPKINIDDLHFWYEDTHALQGISMEIQPEQVTALIGPSGCGKSTLLRCLNRMNELIQGTTLEGNVHVDGQDIYAKDTDPVMVRRRVGMVFQKPNPFPKTIYKNVAWGAEINGYTGDIDALVERSLRQAALWDEVKDRLHTSAYDLSGGQQQRLCIARTLAVEPDVLLMDEPASALDPIATSKVEETITELKEEYTIVIVTHNMQQASRISDETAFLYMGRLIEMNPTDQLFTRPEKDRTEAYVTGRFG